The sequence AACCTGATACTATAATCGGACCTGATATTGGCCGGCAATGAAATATTCACCACCTGTTCCACAGGATTCGGGTAAACTTGCAATGATGCTGTTTGGCGGTTATTGAGCAAAATAGTATTGGAATAGGTCACTTTACCATTCCGGTCCACTGCCTTAATGCGGTACTCAACCGCACCGTTTCCCGGCATTTCATCTGTATAGGCAAATTGAACCGGAGCTGCGCCTTTTGCTACAGCAACCTGGCCAATGGTTACAAAACGGTCACTGCCTGGTTGTTTCTTTTCAACAATATACGCCATCACCTCACCGGCATTTAGATGGTTCCAGTTAAGGAATTGTTTCCCGGAAATCGGTTTACCAGCCAATTCCAATTTTCCTGGTAAGAGTGGTGAACACTGACCTGTTACATTATAGTAACTTAACCTGGTAAGACATCCACTATTCACAGAAATACGACTTACATAGGTGCCAACTTCCGCAGGGGTCATGTAAGGAATCTCATGAACCCGTGAGGTGCTGATCAGGATACTATCTGTTGCACTTGTCTTAAAATACCATTCATAGGTGGCCCCCACAATAGAGTCTACCGTCAATAGCACAGAACTATAATAACAATCACTGCTTGCACTGATCACCATGTTCTGCAACGGCAATACACTCACGTCATTCAGCGTGGCGTTTCCGCAATAATCAACTACCCGTAAACGAACCAGCGAATACGTGTTGCCATTATTAATATTGAATAACGGACTAGCCTGGGGTGGCGCAATAATAGAAGGCGCAGCAGGTACGCTGCCAATTATTTCGTAAGAGAATGGTGGCGCACCTCCGGTAACATTCGCCATTACACTAAAACTATTATTATCGCACTGGTAGGAAGCCGACTTATCAAGCTTTGGAAACTGGTATGGACCTACAGCAATAGTGTCATAGGCTTTGTTATTACAACTGCCCGGGAGATTGTATTGTACAACATAGGTTGCTGGCTCAAGATCAATCCACTTGTATATTGTGGTTGTTGAGGTATTGTACAGAATATTTACTGTTACGGCATCTTTTTTTATGATCACCGGCATGATCGTACCCAGGTTTGAACTTACAACTATGGTCAATTCAGAGGACCCGTCCTGGTAGGTGCCTGATGGGCATTTGGCAACCATCGTGGCAGAACTGCTGAAAGTGCTTAATACCGGCGCTACCAGCTTTGAATCCGTGTTACCGCAATTATCTGTAACCTCTGCCCTGTAAAGCTGGCCCGGTGGCAATCCGGGAAGATCATAGGCCCGCAATGGAGAACTGGTTCCGGTTACAGTAGCGACCAGGCTATCCAGGTGATCATATACCCTTAATGTATAAGGTGATTGTCCCGTTGAAATACTAACCCTCAAATTTGTTTTATTCAATTCGCAGGAAGCCCTTGCGGTTGCAGATATATTAACCGGATCAGGTGTACCGGTAAGACAACGGGTTATTGTTGTATCATAGCAATTGTCTTTGATAGCAATACAATAATCGCCATATGGCACATTGGAAAACAAACCGGTGGTATTTGTGGCCATTACAATACCGTTTACATCAAGCAGGCTGAAAGTTGGTGAGCTGAAATTATTGATCCATGTCACCGCTGCTGTAAATCCTCCGCAGCTCCTGCCTGAGACCTGCGCCGCACCTGCATCCGGCCGGGGAAGTGATGCAGAAAAACAACGGGTGATCAGTGTGTCGTAACAACTTGCATCATTCTGCATATCCACACAGTAACTACCATAAGGTATATTAGTGAATGAGCCGGTGGTGTTTGTCGCAATAACTACCCCGGCACTATTCTTCAAAATGAATTGTGGATTTGTAAGTGAGGTTTTTCCTAAAACTTCAATATCAAATCCGGAACATATCTGGTTGCTGACCTGCACTGAACCAATACCAGGCAAATCAGGAACAACAGTAATACATCTCCTGATAGTGGTATCAAAACAAACAGCATTGTTTCTGATATCCATGCAATAGGTTCCATACGGCAAGCCGGTGAATACCCCTGTAGTATTACAGCTCACCAATACATTCAGGTTATCATAGAGGCAAAACTGCGGGCTGTCAAAACCACTCAATCCGCCTGCACTGATATCTATTGTTGAGCAATATTTCACCACATCCAGGTTTGCTCCGGCATTGGGCCTTACCGGCAGTACATCAAAACATCTTTCAATGGTTGTATCATAGCAAGCTGCATCTGCTGTTATTCGCATACAATATGCTCCATATGGGATATTGGTAAAATCACCCGTCTTATTACATGACACCAATACGCCTGCTGATGTATACAAACAGAAATCGGCATTGAACAAATTGGTTTGTCCGGTTATTGTTACATCAAAATCCAAACACTGCTGATCACTGATCGTTACATTGGCTGACGCAGATGGGATTGGTGTGGTCACATTAAAGCAGCGGACAACAGTTGTATCATAGCAACCATCTTTAATATTTATGCAATAAGATCCATTGGCAAGATTATTAAAAGCACCAGTTGTATTACAAACTAATTGTGTACCCATTGCATCAAAAAGGCAGAAATCAGGATTCGTGAAATTAACCAATCCTGTAATGGCCGCATTAAAACTCGTACAACTTACCATTGTGGTGCTAACTGTTGCATCTGCTGATGGTTTTGGCTGGTTCAGGACAAAATTCCGCCTGATGGTCGTATCAAAACACAGGTCCTGGATGGTGATATAATAGGATCCGGCAGCGATTCCTGAAAAAGATCCAGTAGCATTACAGGATACAAGGGCATCTGCCTCGGTATATAAACAATAAGTAGGATCAGTAAGATTGACCTGCCCGGTTATGGTTGCCGTAAAACTGTTACAGGACTCATTCGTTGTGGCCACGAGGTTGGCCACCCTTGGTGTAATTGTGTTTACCCAGTTTACCTGCTTTGTATTACCACACAGGTCTTTTACCACCACCGTCACTAATCTTTTTGTACCAATAGTATGGGTAAAATCATAAGTAGAATACCAGGTGGTATCGCCTGGTGCATTTATTACACCATATTGAAAACCATCGAATGTTGTCCCGGAAGTATTTACGTTTCCCCGGCTATCCTGTAATTGCATTTGGAATTGGGCATCCGAGCAATTAATACGTGTTCCGGCATAGGAAGCGATCCACCAATTGTAGCCAAGTAAGGTTACCCGGCGGGTTTGAATACCACCACAGGAATCCTTGAGCTCAATGGAATAATCACCACCGGTAAGACCCGTGAAAAGCCCTGTATTATTGGAAGTCCCTATACCAGACGGGGAGGGTGCTACAATCGTAAATGTATAAGGGGCTCTTCCGCCTGACAAACTGCTCAGGCTTATCGTCCCATCACTTTTATTCAGGCAGGTCTCATCTGATTTAGTTACAGTAAACCGCGGATCTACGTATGAACCTGCTACAACCACGGATGCTCTTTGAACAGTACAATTGGTGATAACGTCCTGGACAATCACGGTATAAGTACCGGCTATTAAACCGGAAATTACAGCTGATGTCGTAAATGGAGTATTTATGGGGCCGGTTACCTTGTAGTTGTAATTTCCACTGCCCCCGGTAACTGCAACTGTAATTGTACCTGTTGCTGCACACCTGGATTCCTTCGGCACAACACTGGAAATAATAAGGGAAGAGCAAGGTTGAGCGATCAAATCCGGTACAATAAAAATGGACAGTATTACTGCCATAATTGTGTAGAGATTTTTCATCGATAGGGTGCGGTTTTAATGATAGGATATCTCCGATCAGTTTCTGGTATTCTTACGAATTTCAGTCCTGGCGGGAGTTTTCATGGATTTCAATCAACAAGATAAACGAACTTTTTGCAAAATTTTGTATACTGTAAAAAATAGATTCGACGAATGGATATTCGACTGTTGCAGCTTAAAATCCGATAAGTGATACATTTTCAACGATTAAAGCATTTTCGGATGTTGCTTCATCTCTGGGCAAAAAAAAGCTGCTTCAGTATTGAAGCAGCTTCCAAATAAAATCCAATATTTTATGACTCCTGGACAAATCCCTTTTTCACCGCATACATAACCAATCCAGCCATTGATTTGGCACCCGTCTTAGTTTTCAACTTGTCGCGGATCGCCTCAACAGTCCTTGGACTAATATCTACTATATCAGCAATTTCCTTGGTTGTTTTTTCCTCACACATTAGTTTCAGGATTTTTATTTCCTTATCGGTGAGTTGTGCATCCATCATGCCTTCGGGCTCCATTTTCCTGGTCCGCAATCCTGTCAGCAAAGCTTTATTGGTTAACTCATTAAAAAAGAACTCCTGCTCATAGCAGGTTTTGATCGCCTGGTAAATCGTTTCAGAATCTGAATTCTTGGTCAGATAAGAATTGGCACCAATTTCCATTAGTTTGGAAATCATGGAATGGTCATTGTGCATGGACAAAATAATAACCTTAACATAAGGATTGATTTTCCGGATTTCAGGAAGGGTTGCAATCCCATCCATGATGGGCATCTGGATATCCAGTAAAATCACATCAGGTTCAATATGTTTGAGAAGGTTCAGTAACTGCATGCCATTGTCTGCTTCGGCAATTAATTCGACATCTTTCTTTGAAGACAAAGCTGTTTTAACTCCTGCGCGAAACAGCGCATGGTCATCAGCAATGG comes from Flavihumibacter fluvii and encodes:
- a CDS encoding T9SS type A sorting domain-containing protein — encoded protein: MAVILSIFIVPDLIAQPCSSLIISSVVPKESRCAATGTITVAVTGGSGNYNYKVTGPINTPFTTSAVISGLIAGTYTVIVQDVITNCTVQRASVVVAGSYVDPRFTVTKSDETCLNKSDGTISLSSLSGGRAPYTFTIVAPSPSGIGTSNNTGLFTGLTGGDYSIELKDSCGGIQTRRVTLLGYNWWIASYAGTRINCSDAQFQMQLQDSRGNVNTSGTTFDGFQYGVINAPGDTTWYSTYDFTHTIGTKRLVTVVVKDLCGNTKQVNWVNTITPRVANLVATTNESCNSFTATITGQVNLTDPTYCLYTEADALVSCNATGSFSGIAAGSYYITIQDLCFDTTIRRNFVLNQPKPSADATVSTTMVSCTSFNAAITGLVNFTNPDFCLFDAMGTQLVCNTTGAFNNLANGSYCINIKDGCYDTTVVRCFNVTTPIPSASANVTISDQQCLDFDVTITGQTNLFNADFCLYTSAGVLVSCNKTGDFTNIPYGAYCMRITADAACYDTTIERCFDVLPVRPNAGANLDVVKYCSTIDISAGGLSGFDSPQFCLYDNLNVLVSCNTTGVFTGLPYGTYCMDIRNNAVCFDTTIRRCITVVPDLPGIGSVQVSNQICSGFDIEVLGKTSLTNPQFILKNSAGVVIATNTTGSFTNIPYGSYCVDMQNDASCYDTLITRCFSASLPRPDAGAAQVSGRSCGGFTAAVTWINNFSSPTFSLLDVNGIVMATNTTGLFSNVPYGDYCIAIKDNCYDTTITRCLTGTPDPVNISATARASCELNKTNLRVSISTGQSPYTLRVYDHLDSLVATVTGTSSPLRAYDLPGLPPGQLYRAEVTDNCGNTDSKLVAPVLSTFSSSATMVAKCPSGTYQDGSSELTIVVSSNLGTIMPVIIKKDAVTVNILYNTSTTTIYKWIDLEPATYVVQYNLPGSCNNKAYDTIAVGPYQFPKLDKSASYQCDNNSFSVMANVTGGAPPFSYEIIGSVPAAPSIIAPPQASPLFNINNGNTYSLVRLRVVDYCGNATLNDVSVLPLQNMVISASSDCYYSSVLLTVDSIVGATYEWYFKTSATDSILISTSRVHEIPYMTPAEVGTYVSRISVNSGCLTRLSYYNVTGQCSPLLPGKLELAGKPISGKQFLNWNHLNAGEVMAYIVEKKQPGSDRFVTIGQVAVAKGAAPVQFAYTDEMPGNGAVEYRIKAVDRNGKVTYSNTILLNNRQTASLQVYPNPVEQVVNISLPANIRSDYSIRLFSASGQLMYSKELRGGISGIIAIKRKPSMLPGLYFLSIRNISGGTEQVEKLIFK
- a CDS encoding response regulator transcription factor; the protein is MKKPDPNNPIKVAIADDHALFRAGVKTALSSKKDVELIAEADNGMQLLNLLKHIEPDVILLDIQMPIMDGIATLPEIRKINPYVKVIILSMHNDHSMISKLMEIGANSYLTKNSDSETIYQAIKTCYEQEFFFNELTNKALLTGLRTRKMEPEGMMDAQLTDKEIKILKLMCEEKTTKEIADIVDISPRTVEAIRDKLKTKTGAKSMAGLVMYAVKKGFVQES